A region of the Kribbella sp. NBC_01245 genome:
CGGCAGGCGTGGGTTGGTCCGTCCCAGCCTTGGACGATGGCGCGTACGTCGTACCTGCGGGTGTTGCGTGCACGGCGGCTCCGGCTGCCGGTGGAATCCGACGCTCCCGTTGATACCGATCGGCACCTGGCCGCGTTGGTGGTGGCGGCCGACCCGGCGGCGCTCGAGGATCTCCGGCGACGGGTGCTGGCGCCGTTCGCCACGCTCCGCCCGGCGACGGCGGACCGCCTTACCGAGACCCTGCGCGAGTGGTTGCTGCACCTGGGCCGCCGAGACGACGTAGCCGCCGCCATGCACGTCCACCCCCAAACGGTCCGCTACCGCATGGGCCAAATCCGCGAACTCTTCGGCAACCGCCTAGAAGACCCCCAAACCATCCTCGCCCTAACCATCGCCCTAACCACCAACCCCTGAGGCTGCGCCGGACGTTCTGCAGGAGAAGTGGAGGTGTTTGTTGGTGATGGGGCCGGTGCGGAGGAGTTTGAGGTCGTCTTGGTAGTTCATTGACATTAGCCATGGGGCGGCTGGGCCTTGTTTGGGGAGGTCGGCGAGGGAGCGTTGGACGTAGCCTGCACCGAAGTCGAGCAGGGGGCGTGTTTCCAGGTCGGGATCCGCGTCGGCCCAAGCGGTGTTGTAGCCGTTGTCGTCCATGTGGCGGAGCAGGCGGCAGAAGTACTCGCAGAGGAGCCCGATCTTCAGCGTCCACGAGGAATTCGTGTAGCCGATCGCGATTGCGAAATTCGGCACACCGCTGAGCATCATCCCGCGGAAGACCACGGTGTCCGGCGGCGAAACAGGGCGGCCATTCACGCTGAGCTCGATACCGCCGAATAGCTGCAGGTTCAGGCCGGTGGCCGTCACGATGATGTCGGCCTCGAGCTCACGCCCGCTCTCAAGCAGGATCCCGGTCTCCGTGAACGTCCTGATCCGATCCGTGACCACGGACGCCTTGCCATCCCGGATGGCGTCAAAGAGGTCACCATCCGGTACGACGCACAGCCGCTGGTCCCACGGGTCGTACGGCGGATTGAAGTGCTCGTCGACCGGATACCCATCAGGCAGCCGCTTCTTATTGACCAGCCGGATGACCCTCCGCGCGACGCGAGGAAATCGCCGGCAGAAGCGCCAAGTCGCCCGCTGCATGGCGATGTTCTTGCGACGCGTCACCGCATACGCCCGCGTCGGACCCACGACCCGCCGCAGCAGATTGGCGAGCGCGTCCTCCTTAGCCACCGCCATCACGTAACTCGGCGTACGCTGCAACATCGTGATGTGCCCAACGTCGTCCGCCATCGCGGGAATTAACGTCACCGCAGTAGCACCACTACCAATCACCACCACCCGTTTGCCCTTGTAGTCAAGGCCTTCGGGCCAATGCTGCGGATGCACGATCGTCCCCGCGAACCGCTCGCGCCCCTCAAACGCCGGCGTATAACCCTCGTCGTACCGGTAATACCCGCTGGCGCAAAAGATCCACCCCGCGGTCAGCTGGAACCGCTCCCCGGTATCGCCACGCTCAACCTCAACCAGCCAGCGCGCCTCGTCCGACGACCAGTCCGCGCTGACGACCTTGTGCTGATAGCGGATGCTCGCGTCCAGCCCGTACTTGGTCGCCGTACGACGCACATAATCCAAAATCCGCGGCGCCGAAGCGATCGACTCGTCATCACGCCAAGGCTCGAACTCGTACCCGAAGGTGTGCAGATCAGAGTCCGACCGAATGCCCGGATACCGGAACAAATCCCACGTCCCACCCGACGCGGCCCGGGCCTCGAGGATGGCGAACGTCTTGGCCGGATGCTCGGTACGCAGATACCGACCGGCGCCGATTCCGGAGATACCGGCGCCGACCACCAGCACATCGAGGTGCTCGACAGCGCTCATGCATCCTCCAGGACGGGGTTAGGACCGGCGCTTGGGCTTGCCGCGCTTGCCGCCTTGGGGAGCGCGAGGTCGTTCTGGCTTCTTGCCTTTGGGGTTGGACTTCTTCGCGGCCGGCTTGGCCTTGGGCTTGGGAGTAGCGGTCGCGGGACCCCGGGTCGTGTTGAGGGTCCGGCCGCGGACGATGCCGATCAGCACTTCCACCAACTCGCCGGACTCGTCCTCCGGCCACGACAACGCGACCTGCGACTCGGGCGCGTCCGCGATCGGCCGATACGTGAGGTCCTTGCGGTGATGTAGCCGGGCGAGTGACTGCGGTACGACGAGGAGGCCGATCCCCGCCGCGACCAATTCGACGGCGTCGGCCGTATTCGCGGGACGTGCGGGCCATTGGCGCCCGGGCGGCTGCTCCCAGTCGAAAGCGTCGTCCAACGGATGCAGCAGCACCTCGTCGGTCAGGTCCTCGGTGGTCACCTCTTCCGCCGCGGTCACGAGGTGATCCTTCGGAACCACGACCACGGTCGTCTCGGTATAGAGAGGTATCGCGTGCAGGCCCGTCCGGTCGATCGGCAATCGCAGCAACGCGGCGTCGACGGTCTGGTCACGAACAAGCGCGGCGGCCTCGCCGGGGGAGACCTGCACGAGCGTCAGCTGGACCCGCGGCAGCCGCTCGTTCCAGACCCGCACCCACTTGGTGGGCGTCACGCCCGGGACGTACCCGAGTTTGAATTCGGGCTTGGATCCTGGCGGTACGTCCGGGCCGGTCACCAGCCCAGATTACCGGGCGTAGTCGGCGACGGCGCGTCGGCTCGTTACCCTGAGGGCATGACGTCGCAAAAGACTCCCCAGACGATGAAGCCCGCGACAGCGGCGAAGAAGCTGGGCGTGCTCCTCGAAGCCACCCCGGCCGAGTTCCAGGAGGGTGTCGTCTCGCGCGACGAGCTGAACGCCCTGCAGGCCGATCCGCCCGAGTGGCTGCGTGAGCTGCGCGCCACCGGCCCGCACCCCCGTGGCACCATCGCCGCCCTGCTCGGCATCTCCATCAGCGGTCTCGCCCGTGGTGGCGTCACCGATCCGCTCACCACCGAGCAGATCGAGGCCCTCAAGACGGAGAACCCCGACTGGCTCCAGCGCGAGCGCGCCACCCAGGCCGAGGTCCGCCGCGAAACCGCCCGCATCAAGGCCGAAGCCCGGGAGACTCGCGGGTGACTCGCGAGTGACACGGCCGGGGTCGACGGATCGACCCAGGACTCGTGCGCCTGATCACCAGCTGTTGTTCGAGATGTCCAACCCGAGGTAGATCTGGTCGAAGGTGTTGCCGTCGTTGTCGTCGGTGTACGCGACGGCCACCTCGGCCCAAGGCGATACCGCGACCGCCATCTGCTCCTGACGTCCGGCCGGGACCGAGCTGAGCTGCTGAGCCGACAACCTGCCCGCGTCCGTACCGCTGGTGCCGAAACCGCGCACCCAGACGTCGAGATCGGTGGCCTGAACCGTCCACCCCACGACGGAATTCGCCTGGTCATCGAGTCCGACCGACGGCCCCTTGCCGGCGTTGGCGACCAGCACATCGGAGAAGCGCGCCGTGCCCGTCGGGCTGAACGTACGCGTCCACGACCCCGCCGTACCGCTGTGATCGGACTCCCACGCCACGGCGAAGTCGCCGTTGAAGTTGGCCGCGACCGTCGCGTACCTCTGCTGCCCGGTGGCGTTGGCGTTCGCCGTACGACGCGACAGGTTCGCAGCGCCGGTCGTGCGGGCCAAACGGATCAGGCCGACGTTGTACGCCGCGTCGGCGTCGCCGTCCTCGTCCCAGACCACGACGGCATCACCCGAGGCCGACACGGCCACATCCGGGTTGTGGTGCTGGCCGGTTGTCTGCGAGGCCGTGACCTCCCAGGCGCGAGTCGTCGGCCCGGTGAAGCCAGCTGCCTTGACCGTGGCCGGGGCGGTGCCCTGGGTGTCCTCCCACACCACGGTGAATGCGACCGCGCCACTAACGGGTGCACCGTCCGGGTCTACGGCCACTCGCGGGTTGACCTGCTGCCCGTCCGAACTGGTGTTGGAACTACCTGAGGCGGTGACAGTGCCTGCTGTGTTCACCACCCGGTACGGGACGTTGTAGAACCCGTTGCCGTCAGGGTCGTCTTGCCACACCACTACGGCGTTGCCCTTGTCGTCGAGCCCTACGTCCGGGTTGAGGTGGCGCCAGTTGGTTACGCCGCTACCGCCGGCCGCAGACAGCTTGACCTCGTACAGGGCACTGCCGTTGCGAAACAGCCGTAGGAAGATCTCACTGTGCGCGTTGTCGGGTGCGTTGGCTGCGTCCCGGTCGTCCTCCCACACGACGGCGACGTATCCATTGCGGTTGGTGGCGACCGACGGCGCGTCCTGGTCTCCAGTGGACACACTGTTGGCCGTAAGCCACGTCGGCGTCGCTAAGAATGTGCTGCTGGCACTGGCGCCTGTAGCGGTGAATGCGCTGACAGCCAGGGATGACGCGGTCACTGCAACTGCGAAGAGTTTCTTCATCTCAGGATCCCCTCAGACCGTCTGAAGGCCGGGGAGGCCCTCTTGGATCACGAACGACTTCGCGGTGGTCGCCGCGGCACCGTGTTCCGTCACCTTCGCCACGGCCCGGAAGTCGGCCCGCAGTTGGGTCGGACTGATCGTCGTACGGACGTAGCCACGCCGGTTGTGGAAGTACTTCAGCCACGGATTGGTGCCGACATCCGGAATCGCGGTGGCACCGTCGCCGTCGCCGCCGGACGAGACCGAACTGGTGACGAGCTCGCTGCCGATGATGGCCGAGTTCGCGTTGTTGTAGTCGGCCATCAGGTTGCTCGCCCAGGCGCGATGTACGTCGCCGGTCAGGACGACCGGGTTGCGGACGCCGCGATCGACCCAGCCCTTCTGGATCCGGGCTCGCGAGGCGCGGTAGCCGTCCCACGAGTCCATGCTCGCGCCACTGGCGTTGAACCGCCGCGCGAAGAAGACCTGCTGGCCGATGATGTCCCAGGTACCGGAGTGCTGGGCGAGACCGTCGAGCAGCCAGCTCTCCTGGGTGTTGCCGGGCAGGGTGCGCGTTGCCAGGTCCGCGTCGGAGCAGACCTTCCAGCCGTCGCCGCACGCCTGGTCGCTGCGGTACTGCCGAGTGTCGAGCATGTGGAAGGTGGCGAGGTTTCCCCACCGGACCCGGCGGAACAGCGGAATGCTCGCGCCGTTGCTGGCCTGCGCCGGGCGAAGCGGCATGTTCTCGTAGTACGCCTGGTAGGCGGCAGTCCGGCGGGCGGTCCACTGCGCGGCGGTCAGCGTCGGCGTGCTGTCCGCGCGGATGTTGCCGGCATGGTTGTTCTCGAGCTCGTGGTCATCCGGTACGACGATCCAGGGTGCGGCGGCGTGCGCGGCCTGCAGGTCCGGGTCCGACTTGTACTGGCCATAGCGGCGTCGGTAGTCCGCCAGCGACACGATCTCGGTAGCACCCAGGTGCGTCCGCGGACGGTTGGTGCCCGCGCCGTACTCGTAGATGTAGTCGCCGAGGTGCAGAACCACGCCCGGGTTGTCTTCCGCGATCCGGCGGTAGACGGTGAAGTAGCCCTCCTCGTAGTGCGAGCACGAGGTGAACGCCATCAGCAGATCGCGCCCGGCCGTTCCGAGCGCCGGGGTGGTGCGAGTCCGGCCGACGGGGGAGAGGTGGCCCTGGGCGCGGAATCGGTAGAAGTAGTCCGAGTCGGGGTTGAGGCCGCCGGCGACGACGTGCACCGAGTGGGCGCTCGCGTATGTCGCCGTGACCGAACCCGATGCCACGATCGTCGTGAAGAGTTCGTTGGTGGACACCTGCCAGTCCACGGTCACGTTGGTGTTCGCCATCCCGCCATGGCCGTCGGAGTTGAGCGGCGACGGCGCCAGCCGGGTCCACAGCACAACGCTGCCCGGATCGGGATCACCGGACGCGATCCCCAACTGGAACGGGTACGGCACCGCAGCGGTTGCGGCGATCACAGTGGAGTGCAGCGGCAGCGCGGTGGCGCCGGTCGCGGCCAGTCCACCGAGGACAAGAGTCCTGCGACTGATGGAGTTCATGGGCCTCACCTTCAGGAATGCTCATGGCGGCAGGCCCCTCGGACAGATGAAGCGAGCGGAAACATCCGGGAACCTAACGGGCGGGTACTCGGGCCATGATTACCTCCTTTATGTAATTTTTCTACTACACACCGTGTCGAAGTAGTACCTTTGCTACAGACCGCAAAGGGGTCTAGCGCGGAACCGCAGCCGGACTCACCTAGGATCATCGGGCCGGGCATCGTCGGCCCGGTGTGTGAGGCATGGCCTGATCCGCCGCGATCACCCTGCGTCGAGGCACTCGACCGGTCCCAAGGAGTCACCCATGTCGAAGATCCACCCCGTTCTCGTGGCCGTCGCCGCTCTGCCGTTGGCGTTGACCGCCTGCTCGGGGTCGGAACCCGGCAGTGCACCGACCCCTAGCGTCACGCCTAGCGCTACGCCGACGACGACACCCTCGACGCCGTCGATCACCCCGACTCCGACACAGCCGTCGGCGCCGGGGCCGCGTACTGCCGCGCAACTGACGAAGGCGTTGCTGGAGTTGAAGGATCTGCCGTCTGGCTTCTCGGTCGAGCCGGACGAGGCCGCGGCGGAGGACGACGTCAAGCTGTCGTCCAAGGATGCTCGCTGCGCCCGACTGGTCGCGCTGATGAACACGGACAACCCGCCCGGATCGAAGGCTTCGGCCGGCCGGTCGTTCTCGGGTGGTCAGGACGGGCCGTACATCGACGTATCCCTTGACGCGATGGGGTCGACGCAGGCGGTCACCGCATTGCAGAAGTCCTTCAAGACCGCGATCGGCGCTTGTCGCACGATCACCCTGACCGTGCCCGGCGAGGGCAGTTCGCCGATGCAGGTGCGCGAGGTCTCGGCTCCGGTCGCGGGTCAGAATCCGGTCGCGGTCCGGTTCACCGCCACCGGTGGCGGGCTGGAAGGGTTCGAGTTGACCATGGTCACCACCGGCGTCAACGACGTCGTGATGGCGCTGACGTTTGTCGGCGCGTTACCCCAAGAGATCGACGGCGCTACCGGGGGAGCCGTCGCCAAGGCTACGAAGTTGCTCGGCGGAGCGAAGGCCGGAGCTTGAGAGGTCTGATCGATGGCAAATGAGGTGCGACGTACGCCGACGCTGTTCAGCCGCGGGTCGTGGCCGGAAGCGAGCCGGATCGCGGACATCCTCCGCAAGGAGACGATTGGGGGCGCGCTGCTGCTGGTGGGCGCCGTCGTTGCGTTGGTGTGGGCGAACTCGCCGTGGGCCAGCTCGTACGAGTCGGTACGGGGCTTCACCTTCGGCCCGAGTTCGTTGCACCTCGACTTGAGTGCTGCCACCTGGGCCGCGGACGGACTGCTCGCGATCTTCTTCTTCGTCGCGGGTCTGGAGCTCAAGCGGGAGTTCGTCGCGGGTGATCTCCGTACGCCACAACGCGCGGTGGTCCCGATCGCGGCCGCGGTGGGTGGCGTACTGGTGCCGGCGTTGT
Encoded here:
- a CDS encoding DUF5997 family protein, which produces MTSQKTPQTMKPATAAKKLGVLLEATPAEFQEGVVSRDELNALQADPPEWLRELRATGPHPRGTIAALLGISISGLARGGVTDPLTTEQIEALKTENPDWLQRERATQAEVRRETARIKAEARETRG
- a CDS encoding alkaline phosphatase D family protein produces the protein MNSISRRTLVLGGLAATGATALPLHSTVIAATAAVPYPFQLGIASGDPDPGSVVLWTRLAPSPLNSDGHGGMANTNVTVDWQVSTNELFTTIVASGSVTATYASAHSVHVVAGGLNPDSDYFYRFRAQGHLSPVGRTRTTPALGTAGRDLLMAFTSCSHYEEGYFTVYRRIAEDNPGVVLHLGDYIYEYGAGTNRPRTHLGATEIVSLADYRRRYGQYKSDPDLQAAHAAAPWIVVPDDHELENNHAGNIRADSTPTLTAAQWTARRTAAYQAYYENMPLRPAQASNGASIPLFRRVRWGNLATFHMLDTRQYRSDQACGDGWKVCSDADLATRTLPGNTQESWLLDGLAQHSGTWDIIGQQVFFARRFNASGASMDSWDGYRASRARIQKGWVDRGVRNPVVLTGDVHRAWASNLMADYNNANSAIIGSELVTSSVSSGGDGDGATAIPDVGTNPWLKYFHNRRGYVRTTISPTQLRADFRAVAKVTEHGAAATTAKSFVIQEGLPGLQTV
- a CDS encoding flavin-containing monooxygenase, with protein sequence MSAVEHLDVLVVGAGISGIGAGRYLRTEHPAKTFAILEARAASGGTWDLFRYPGIRSDSDLHTFGYEFEPWRDDESIASAPRILDYVRRTATKYGLDASIRYQHKVVSADWSSDEARWLVEVERGDTGERFQLTAGWIFCASGYYRYDEGYTPAFEGRERFAGTIVHPQHWPEGLDYKGKRVVVIGSGATAVTLIPAMADDVGHITMLQRTPSYVMAVAKEDALANLLRRVVGPTRAYAVTRRKNIAMQRATWRFCRRFPRVARRVIRLVNKKRLPDGYPVDEHFNPPYDPWDQRLCVVPDGDLFDAIRDGKASVVTDRIRTFTETGILLESGRELEADIIVTATGLNLQLFGGIELSVNGRPVSPPDTVVFRGMMLSGVPNFAIAIGYTNSSWTLKIGLLCEYFCRLLRHMDDNGYNTAWADADPDLETRPLLDFGAGYVQRSLADLPKQGPAAPWLMSMNYQDDLKLLRTGPITNKHLHFSCRTSGAASGVGG
- a CDS encoding LysR family substrate-binding domain-containing protein, translated to MTGPDVPPGSKPEFKLGYVPGVTPTKWVRVWNERLPRVQLTLVQVSPGEAAALVRDQTVDAALLRLPIDRTGLHAIPLYTETTVVVVPKDHLVTAAEEVTTEDLTDEVLLHPLDDAFDWEQPPGRQWPARPANTADAVELVAAGIGLLVVPQSLARLHHRKDLTYRPIADAPESQVALSWPEDESGELVEVLIGIVRGRTLNTTRGPATATPKPKAKPAAKKSNPKGKKPERPRAPQGGKRGKPKRRS